In the genome of Ictalurus punctatus breed USDA103 chromosome 3, Coco_2.0, whole genome shotgun sequence, the window cactgctcacgctcacaccGCAacactccattactaaagaaaaggcatgtcgaagctcatttaatgtttgctacaactcatttggaaataaatataaaatataaaatattgggagagtgtagtctagtcagatgagagcaaaaattaactttttggctgtcacactacacaccatgtttggagaagaagtGGCACCACACATCAatctaaaaacactataccaacagtgaaatttggaggtggaagcatcatggtgtggggctgtttttcatcacatggtactggcagacttcatataattgaaggaatgatgaattgAGCCCTTTACCAGatgattcttgagaagaatctgctgccatccaccaggatgatgaagatgagacatgggtggaccttccagcaggacaacaatccaaaacatacagcaaaggaaactctaaattggtttcagagaaaacaaaaatcaaggcattagaatgatccagtcaatcacctgacttgaatccaattgaacaagatttaaagacaatatgtttagaagaacgggccaaaatcacacctgaatactgcggctaattaatttcttcatacaggaagtgtcttgaatcGATCGTTACAAACAatggcttctccactaagtattaaataaatttccgTTAGcgttttcaatacttttttcctgtgtcattccactttattacacatgacttcatttattgattttaatgtttgaattttatatgtgtggattgcTTGAGTTAATaacaaagtctggtgaaaatttcatgggAATAACCTCATTGAGCAGCCAGGCCCTACATTAGAAAAAGTTTGTCTTGAATTAAATGTGGTATTTTCTTTGACAAAAGGCAAGATGATGTCAGTTGAGCTAATTTCCTAACATTAACTAGCTATATTTAACTAATTTAGCCTGTCTTTGCTAATGCCAGATTAGATTGGCATCAATTCCAGCAGATAATATAAATAGGCTAGGCAGTAAGTCTGGATTAGTAAGTGGATTTCTACATAAATGGCTGTTTAATGGAATCATCCATATCACAATAACAAAACtgcttaattatttaaaaaaaaaaaaaaccctcattgCTATATCCTTATTGAACATGAATAGAAAAAGTATGCAATAATGATAATGACCTATTAAAAATCTTTGAGTCAGTGGGTTTGGACTGCCCTGCCATATTAAACACATGAGTTGGGCTACCTGGTCTTTAAAACTGAATTCTGAATACAATACGGCTCAATCAAAAGAAATTTCCTCAGAAGGACTTCTAAGAATTTAGGATAGTTCTACATTTAGAACACAAAAATAGCACCATTGGGACAATGTTTAATGCAAGAGCACACCACAGAATGCACAATAACAAAGAAACATACAGTGCCATCTGAGGATCTTGCAGTTTATAATGTCTGGGTATGAGTCTACAAGTGCAATGTTTATATGAGTGGTTATCATGGCAGAAACCACTCAAAATCAATTTTGATATTCTACAGAGCTACTGGAGAAATGTTGTGTGAATGGAACTTTTGTCAAATATACCaggtgttatgtttggagaaaacagGTTTGGATACCAACATTAAAACCTCATCCCACCAAGCATGGTGAGAGTATAATGGTGTGGAGCTCCTTTCCTGCCTTAAGGCCTGGGTGGCATACATATGAACAGAAGAATGTCAGGATGTCTGAGTATAATATGAAAATTCAGAATCAGTTTTTATAAAtagccaagtcaaagtcctttCCTTAATCCCACTGAAATACTTTGTGATAAGCAAAGCAGGGAATTCAAGGAAGGCATTCCAAAAAACATATAGGGTCTAAATGAAATAACAAGGGAATTGGCTGTCCAGGACTGATTAGTAGCTAAATAAACAGTTGTGATGAataaagattacatttattGCTAAATATAAGtgagtggatttttttttatgagtgaCGACTTTTATGCATTACTTATACTGTGTAGTTAAATATTAAGTAGTTAAATAAGTTTTTTAATGACTGAAAAATCCAGATTATTCCAATGTGGTCAAACTGTAATAACTGTATGTTTGTCTAATTCTCGGCCGAAGTCTGGACACAGTGCAAGACATCTTACTTCAAGTCACATAGCAAATTTGGTAaggacatttattttatttaatcattaattTAAACCCCTTAAAGTCTCAGCATAGTAATCAGTACTGTTTAgtattattttgcattattcATCTTTAGTTATTACTAAGCATCACGGTCAAAGTATTAGCAAAAAGTATGTAGttacaaaaggaaggaatctaAGTCTGGAGACATTGATGAGTATTGGGAATTTAAGGGGTTAACTGGCTTTTCAACATTACAGCAAAGTAAGTGAAATCTAGCACAGGCTCTTGTTGGCTCTGAGAACAGCCAAGAGAATCAGTGTCTCAGGAAGAACTTGTGAGACTGTATAGACAATCTTTGGTCAAACTGTAATAGTTTAATAAAAGCGAAATTTTAACAATTAAGTTTGAAATTAAAAATAGGGTATTTATATAACGCTgtaaataacaatataaatcatatcatttgcatatttacattattaGCATAGTGTCATGCAGCACCTTGTCTCACAATACTACTTTTACAGAATTGATAAGCTCAGTTAAGTGCCACATACAATACAGTAATTTACTGCAAGAAATATTTATAGTTCCCTTATAAAGGGAAACATCATTCTGCCTTTGAAAAGACCCCgataagaaacaaaacaaaacaaaaaagtcttcAGCTGCAGAGTCCTGCATTCAGTCTTCCACATGGTGTGCTTTTTCTGCATCCATCCGCAAAACATGATCAATCCTTTTAATGGAGCATCCTTCTAGGGAGTCAGTTTTCCTGTATCCCTTCTGTGTATGTCCATGCATGCACATATTATTGattgtatgtgaatgtgtgtgaatatgtgtatgtgagtgtgggCGTGTTAAAAGCCAGTTGTTCTAAATAAGTCCTGCTGGCTTAGTGTGGCTGGCATGTGTGGAGGTTTCTGGtagctttgttgttgtttttgcgtGGCTGTTGCTGTtcctgttgctgctgctgttgttgttgctgctgctgcagtATACTCTGTTGCTGGTTTTCTGACACTAGTTCTTTCTGGGCTCGGCACATCAAGCCCTGACCGCAGTCACAGCGCTGGAAGATCTCCAGGTTGTGAGTGTCTTTACGGTGGTGACGCGTGCACACCTGGCCCTCAGTCAGCACTGGCTTACAGATCCGTGACCAGAAGTGGCGAGCACAGCACAGACCCTTGGAGCAGTCCGTGGACCTCAGACACGTCTGGCCTTCAACACCTACAAGACACGAGATAGAAATGATGTGCTTGTGAGATGAAAAGAACTTACGTGTCAATTCTTCAGCAGTATTCTAGAAAAGGGAAGTGGGTACCTTTCAGTGGTTCGGCCGGCCTCGGAGAAACGACAGTTGCATTTTTAGCCTGCTCTAGCACCGCTGTCTTGTTTTGGTCACCTAATGCACTTGTAGGATTGCCATGAACTTTGGTTGCTTGCTTAGTGCTAACTGTAGTGCTGACAGACTGAGTGGTGTTCACTTCACCTGCTTCACAATTACCTGCAAGAGAGGGCATGTCAGTTACCACCAACACTAacagttattattgttatttgtgtATTGGCATGTGTTAGGGATGCAGGGGCAGTTCGTAGGTCGATTCACACCATTAATGCAGCGGTTTCCCGCGCAGCACATGGCGTCTCGAGCGCATCTCTTCTTGCGTTTGCGGCACGGCTGACAAATCCCGCGAGAACAGAACTCAGCAACACCGCACTGAGAAACACCGGCGCAGCTCTGAGGCTGAAGGAGGGGAGAAATAAATACAAGTGCCTATTTACTCCCAGATCCCATCATGGTGATCAAATGACATTGATTTGAATATAATGTCAGATTTATGACAGAGTAAAGTTTGAGAGTGGAATTACTGACGTACCGTTGTGCGCTCTTTGGCTCCCGGCTCTGTCTTTGGCGCGTGCGGGCTCGCGCTCACCGGCTCGGTCGGACTTCCCGCTGCTCCAGGCTGCAGGTTCTTGATGGAGTTCCGGGAAGCAGATCCGGCGTCAGATATGCATACAGCAAGATACACAGCTACGACTGCAGACAACCAGAGCGGCCTCATGGTCATATCCTGAAGGCAGTTAAATCAATCCGCCGGTGTGTTCAAAGTAGCCgcgggaaaaaaatcaaggcgtgTGAGTGGATGATCAGTGTCCGGGAGGAGGATGCATCCGAGTGTCCGACAAAACGTGTGTGCAGAGCGGCACAGGGGCATGGGCTTTATACACGTGCACTTTTTGGACACCCGCCCCTCCTCACTGTGGAACTGTGTCTGGTAATGAGGGCAGAGAATTGACAATTCAAAAGAtacgatctctctctctctctctctctctctctctctctctcacacacacacacacacacacactcgcgcgcgcgcgcgctttGTTCTGTCGCAATAACGCGCACCTCCCAAACAAACGCGCAGACTAGGATGCATTTCCTAAGCGGGGTTTAAAGGCTGTCATTAAACTCCACTTTACCTGCCCCGAAACAGCTACAAGGTATTAACTTGACAGCTTGTATGTCTGTGTACAGTGTGTTTTGGCGCTGATCTGGACATGCAGTACAGCAAGccatgggaaaaaaaagtacttttgcAGAGTGTTGTCAATCTGCTTGAGCACCAATAGCAAGATTTTGTACAGTGATGCTTCCCACCATATTTACACAAAAGGTTATAAGAGGTATCTTTACTAACCATGTCTAGGTGGAGCAATGAATACCTGTGTGAAGAGGAAGCATACTTAAGTGCTTTAACAGTAGTAGTAGATTTAAAGTTCCGTAAAGAATGCTAAAagtttttttcaatttttttgtttgtgtgtgtgtgtgtgtgtgtgtgtgtgtgtgtgtgtgtgtgtgtgtgtatatatatatatatatatatatatatatatatatatatatatatatatatatatatacatatataacattttaagtAATACAGTGTCATTTCAAATTAAGTGTATTatataaaaagtatattttaaagtAATACATTTCAAATTCTAATTTAGTATgctgtaatggaatacattttaataagtGTATTTCTAAACATATTAAAACATGCATAAAACATAAGTATACTaactaaaattaaaaagtttattgtttaaacaatacagttttagtcacattttaaaaagcccTTAATTCAAACTTTAGGTCACTACACAATCACAGTTACTTTCTTGTGCATTTCTTAATGCATTTTTTGTCTGCATTTTAATGCCTGCATTGTTAGAGTAAATTGTTTTGTTGAGTTGAGTCCCGACTGCAGAAGACCAACCAAGATCTGGTCACCTGTAAATTGACAGGAAGAACATATCTGGGAAATTATTTCAGATATAACATTGATACTGCGGCTTCCAGCAGACATGCTTAGTGAGTTGAATGTACAGTGATGCTTCCTTGGCTGAGAGCAGTGTCACTTCTAGAGAATATCAAGATCAGAAGATGATTAAACGTTCTGCATGCTATCAGCCAGCAATGGTTTCATGCTCTTCTCCTGGAGATCCCATAAAATGCAGGGACAAAAGAGCATCTGTAGATGAGAATCAGAAGAGGTGTTAATAAGTGATGGCTGCAAGAACGACTTTGTTAATGTTCACAGTAGTTCACCTTGACAAGGTAGTTCACCTTTTATATTACTTGACAAGTTACACTGGCTACCTTCAATTCTATCTGGTATTATTATAgcaatatatattattttattatattagtatctatctatctatctaactatctatctatctatctatctatctattctaTCTATATTTTATTCTGAAATCCAAATTTGCTTTTGCTCATCTCtaacctgcacacacactcacaattaGACTGCattgtgcaaaaaataaataattacaataaaatgCAGGGACAAAAGAGCATCTGTAGATGAGAATCACAAGAAGTGTTAATAAATGGTGGCTGCAAGAACGACTTTGTTAATGTTCACAGTAGTTCACCTTTTCCTGTATTActgttattaatttatttttatattacttGACAAGTTACACAAGTTGTATCTCTAACCTGCATAAACCAACAATTAGACTGcattgtgcaaaaaaataaaaataaaaataaaataaaataaaatgcagggACAAAAGGGCATCTGTAGATGAGAACCACAGACACCTTTTCAAGACAGTTTGAATCAGGACTATGGCATGGTGAGAAattttgctgcatttttttgcTTGGGTACAGGGAATGCAGGGAACTTTTGATTTCTAATTTACCAGAAGTTTTCATAATTCAAGTAATGTGTACTGCAAATTTTGTTTCCCCTGCTTTGAACACATTTGATCCAACACACCAGCTTATTAACAAGCtttacagcaataataataataataataataataataataataataataataataataataattccacactGTGCAGAACTGTGAAATTCCAAGAACAGGTAATGAAAGCACTAATTTTTAATAGTCTGGCTCCCTCTGTTGGTGTTAAATGAAAACCTACAGTAGATCAAAGAATGAGAGACTGGGCTACATAACACTTAAAAGTAATTGATCTTTATTTCAGCTTTATAAAGTTAATAACAGGCACTCTGCAGGTGACATTGCACAACAAGGACCTCAGAATacagtcatataaaataaatatcttgGCAAAAATCATGCCACTcaggacaaaaataaaataaaataaaataaatgcaacGCAGACTTGGCGAGTAAAGGCAGAGTTAAGACAGTTAAGACGAGGTCTTATACTACTGTAcatgaagaaatgacatttaattATCTAAGGCATTATATATTAATGGTTTTCAGTAAAATTGTTAATGCCTGCTAGGGCTGAACAGCCTTATACAATTTACGTGataaacatgtacagtattacAACAAATCTGTGTAGGCAATTCAAGAACTGTTCATTATCCTCATACAGGGTTAGATCATTTTCAAGTAGGTAGAAATCATACTGTTGGACAACAGATGAAACATGTCCTTGCCAAACACTGGCAGTTAAAGCaaccaaatgtaaaaaaaaaaaaaagaaaagaaaaagaaaaaaagaaaagaaaaaaaaaaacacgaaaaaagagtggttatttataaataatgccCCAGATTTATATTGTGTCCATTGTGGGCTATATAGTAAGCATTAGATGCAAGTTACTGCAAATCATGGTTGCCTTCTCCTCTTTGTTTAGTTGCAGTGACTATGTCAGATCAATAAGTAGTTAAGGGAGGACTCAGCTGAGGAGGGCACCTCAATGCAGTTTAGTAAGACATATGCTATATGTTATAATATTCAGCATTGGGTACTGTAGCACAGTACAAATTCACAAATGAAACAGTCAGATAATGCAGTGCTATTTGTTTTCATCTATGCTGCAAGTCAAGCCACATAAAAATACAGAGGCAACATAATGCCTTAAGGACACATAGTTCCGTGTCTCTGTCAAATTTCACAGTGTCTAGCTGTGTGcagatttagaaaaaaaaggaaagtgacTTTTCACTGTAGATTGTCTAAAACAGATTTGACCATGTTTGCAATACTAGAGGAAATGGATGTGTTGTGATGGTGAGCATTTAGGCTTTGGTGCAGCACAGAGATGATCAATAGAGAGGATTAGGATGCCATTAACTTAAGGCACTGTGTCTTTTCACGATCAGCTAATTTTTAATGTAATCTGTGAAATGTTGTATCTGTGAAACACCTGAATTCATCTATAGCTATTTGATCATATCTTATGAGGCTGTTACAACCTCAGTTCCTCAAGACTCACTTCATAGGCCTGTTAGAAACCTGACTGATCACAGTGGTTACTGGTTACAAACAATTATTTCTCATTCCAGCCTTGCTGTACAGCTATGTTCACATTACAAGCCTTATTACTCAATTCCATCAATTCCATTATTTTCCTTAGCTCAGGTCTGATCTGCTTTGATAGCTCACATTCATAAGTTAGTGACCCATATCTGCTATTAATGTGAATAAACTTGTGCCTTCCACATGAGCAATCCACATGCATACCATATTGTAAACTGATAATGATTCGCATGTGCcctaaacataaacaaattcaCCATATATTTTTGACAATCCATCATTGCTCAGGCAATAAAATCAGCACAAAGGTTATTTGCTCTAGAGGTCAGCAGGCAGCTTGTGGGCTGTTCATGATAAGTGTGAGGTGAAACAAGTCCTGCTGCATAGCCTTTGCTCTTTTTCTGGTTATTACTGAAACGTCtatgtggagaggtgtgtgggtgtgggagCAGAGCCAGCAGTGATATGTGCatgaatatgaacaaagaaaaaaataactgacAGTTTTCGAAATGGTTGATTTAGGGTCACATATGAAAGTGATCTGTGTGAAGATTTCAGTGTTCacaaagaataagaataagGTCTGTgccacatttaaataaataataaaaaaaggtccAGCTTCAACCTTGTAATGTGAACGTAGCCTAATAGGCTGTATCTTACTATATAAAAAGCTGACTATTCTAAATTCAATGTGCTCATTGGgcatataatattaataacgtTATGAATCTGAGGCACACCCGGAGCTGTGAGAAACCAAACAAACTCTGGGCTGGTCACATCCCAAGCCATATCAGCCAAATTCAGTTACACCCaacaataatgtaattattaaattattatacaAATATCTGCATCGGGCACTTCTGAGACGTATTAACAGGCATTATTAGAAATCCAACACCAAATTGTGCTTTTTAATAATCGTCAGCTAAAGCATAACATTTTTTTGGGTAATATATTACTATGTACATGTTCTGTAATAACCTAATTAGCTATAATAGTAACATTAGGACATTAGTAGCCTGGACACCCAGAATCCTGGCTTTGATGTGTAGTGTTTGAGTCCAATTTTGTGTAGCACACTTTACTGAGTAGTCTGCACAAGAGTTAGAAAAGACTTTGCAGCCAATCATGGACAAAAGGTAATCAAGTGAGGTCACAACCTGCTACAACATATCCACAATATCCTGTGTTATGAAGGGCTTGTGGCAGGTATGCatatacacgcatacacacacacacacacacacacacacacacacacacacacacacacacacacacacacacgcatacatgcatacacatacgtacatacacacacacacaatatgaatatattattccCCCCTTGTTATTAGGAGTGGTGTATAAGAAGTCCCGAGTATTGTAAGTCCACAAGGATTTTAATTCCTCTCTTGCAACAGTCGACACTAAACCAAAaagaagtgttttgtttttctctccttcGACCGgtctgcgctctctctctctctctctctcctcaagcAGTTTTAAATGCAGCCTGTTCCAAAAGAAGCAGCTCTGTTCCAGGCAACAGTGGAACAGGTCTTTAGTTTGGTGTGTATACGCTTTTATTGTACAGATTTAGAAATCTATATCCCAGCCAGAGTTATCGTCAGGAGGAGGGTCCTCATTATCCTCAGGAAAGCTGTCAAAGTTGCTTGTGTCTGTTGCTGATGTGACCTGGGAGCATATCATAAAACAGGTCATGTAATCCCATCCTACcaaaatatacatacactacAGAATGGTAATTTAATATCATCCAGCACCTTACTTTTAGTAGCATGCATGCTTTTTATAGAAACTTTACTTTAGTTTCCATCTATATATTGTAGCATCACTGCGTCTTAGTATAACATGTGCTCATGTGCGTACTTGTGAGTCTCCCCAGTTACATGTTATAATGTatgtctttctttaataaaaacgtATACTGTTTCAAAGGAAATGTGTTTATGGGTTTATCCATGCCAGATCATGTAACACAGGCGCATTAGTATGCGAcgtttgtttactgttcaaCAGAAGCCCAGTGGGTTTTGTTACTACCTGCTGGTTTTCCCTCTTCGAGCAGTTCTGCGGCTAACCACCAAGTCTGTTGTTgtgctgtaaatgtgtgtgtgttaggcaaTAAAAACGCAAGTACACTGTGTTAATAATGCTTGCTGGTCCAGCTTCTTTCTCGCCGACGCTACAATATAGTTAAAGTTAAAGCTGTATAAAAAGCATGGTCAGCAGGCTAGCTGCTCATAATTTAAGCACTTTAGTCCCACTTTATATTAAGTGTCTGTAATAACTGTGTAGTTACACACAGTTATTATGGAACTATTACCCCTGTCTGTACTGTTACAGATGGTTTTCAGTAGCACATCTTATGTAAATATTAGCTTCAGTCTTGGCATATGTAAGAACTAAAGTGTATcttcacattttaaattctaACTTTTGCATATTTCctataaaatatttaagttaCAACATGCTAACCCAGCAAAATCCAGTGGAGTAATAGAAAGCTGTAGTTATACAGTACCTCGTGCTAACTACACATTGACTACACAACCTCCTACCTATTTTAGTTTAACATCTATAAAAGTTTGCAGTTCACAGTTTCTATGGAGTTAGTATGCGGATATTTCCACgaccaaaaataaaatgttattgaaaGCCAGCAGTTGATAGTGACGTCCTTTTTTAACCGTAAATCTACAGAAGATCCATCTGTAACAGTGCCACTATCCAGAGTAATCACTACACTGTTATTAGAgacatttaatataaagtaGGACCACATtgagaaaaatgtattaaaggtGGCATTTTAAGCATTCCACATCTATGGCTGCAACCGAATATCATATTACCCTACTACGAAGTAGGCGAAAGGCAGTAAGCCAAAAGGAGTAGTATATCCGAATTCttagtattcataaaacagtaggtgagaaacacccagatgacctactgcttccactgagattctgcagtaggATACCAATGGACAATGTCCTGTCCCATAAGGCAACAGGACTGGTGCAGAAGAGTTGTCCGAACCAAAAATCGCGTAAGGCAGTGCGTCGGTTCTTTTTAAGTTGTAGATCACATAACAATGCCAGCATGGTGGATGTAATATGTCCGGATTGTATTCAAACTGCACACATATACTGATCATTACGTACTGCGTCAACagccgagcagtaggtactgaatcgaatgcagtaggtactgtcacagtacacaATTTCAGACACAGCCTATCTGTATGTACAGTAGCTGTGTACTTACACTAGGGATGATGGGAGGCGTCAGCGTTCCCTTCCGTAAGCCGTCCCAGTTAAAGCCTTCAAACCACCTGTACAAAGCACAGTAATGAGCACGGATGGGACTGGGAcaaatgtaatgtttaattCAGAAGATGATCtggtacaaaaaaaatcactgtaaattttacagtaatttaataaCTATCAACAGGATTGTCAATAagtactgtaatttttttttttttttttttacaataaacaacTAAGCagaaggttaagggtcttgctaaATGACCCTACCATAGCAGACTGACAGTGCAGGGATTTGAACACACACCCTTCTGCTCTGTAACTCAAAGCCTCAACTACTGAGCCACTGCAACTAGCTCAACTAGTTTGCATTAATTCAGCCTCTTCTACCACTGAATTAACTCACACTAAAATATTGCAGTTCAGAATCAATACAAACTGGTTGCACTCATTGCATTAAGACTTTGAGTTACAATACATACattcaaatctcagcactgccaaactgctacagttgggcccttgagcaaaagCCTCAACCTTCTGCTCAGATATATCCTGCAACAATTGTTGGAAATggattatgtgttattttatactatGTAAGCTATTACAGTACtttactgtaaatgtgtttacagttgtttattgtaattatttgtACTTTGTTGCTAGTAAATtactataatatttattattttttttaataatgtgagTAAAGCTAATTATATAAGGTAACATAAATAATTAGCTATatacacacagcagttagctatacaacacaaaaccatatacacactcacttgTGCTTTTGAATATCCTTGACGCCATTCTTCAAATTTCCTAATCTTTCAGAAGGAGTGTCTctggaacaaacaaacaaacaaaaaaacaaacaaaaaacactgtcATTGAGTGCCATTTTAACAGCAGCAGGCGTTATTTGCATGTCAACTTGAACACACCTGCATAACTTTTTAATGAGATTGGCAGCATTTTTTGTAATCTTCTTTGGAAATTCAATCATGTCAATGCCTCTTAGAATAATGTTGTATGTCTTCATGGGGTCAGGGCCTGAAAAAGGAGGGCTAAAATATATTCGGGATTAGAGAttcaaacattgttttttttttttcagatatcTATAAATGTGACTACTAAAtgtagtgttatttatttactgtacacTACACTTTTTCTTACCTGCCTGTTAGTAGTTCATACATGAGGATGCCCAAGGACCAGTAGTCTGCTGAGATATCATGACCTTTGTTAAGAATGATCTCAGGGGCTACGTACTCTGGTGTACCACAGAATGTCCATGTCTTCTTCCCAAATCCAATCTTCTTAGCAAAGCCAAAGTCCACCTTCGAGAAGGTAAAAGAAGTATTTTACAGTTCCTGCTATTTTAACATACACTTCTGGGCAAAACTgggccaagcccaaaatggcaaaatattgagcttttaatggtcttaacaacatcatggtcaggaaattagcaaaAATTAAAGATAAATTAACTTAGTATGGGATagcttttgatttatttaaatgtttaagccttATGGCTCAACTTCCAGACagcgtttcatttatttatttatttatttttg includes:
- the dkk1a gene encoding dickkopf WNT signaling pathway inhibitor 1a — protein: MTMRPLWLSAVVAVYLAVCISDAGSASRNSIKNLQPGAAGSPTEPVSASPHAPKTEPGAKERTTPQSCAGVSQCGVAEFCSRGICQPCRKRKKRCARDAMCCAGNRCINGNCEAGEVNTTQSVSTTVSTKQATKVHGNPTSALGDQNKTAVLEQAKNATVVSPRPAEPLKGVEGQTCLRSTDCSKGLCCARHFWSRICKPVLTEGQVCTRHHRKDTHNLEIFQRCDCGQGLMCRAQKELVSENQQQSILQQQQQQQQQQQEQQQPRKNNNKATRNLHTCQPH